A genomic region of Gemmata massiliana contains the following coding sequences:
- a CDS encoding pyridoxamine 5'-phosphate oxidase family protein → MATSPDNKLHELLEEFGTAMLATRTPEGQLRARPMGLAEVEQDGTLWFLTSKGSAKVDELARDGHAAVTMQSKTKFVSVSGTATPVEDRARVARLWKIEWKAWFPGGKDDPDLVLLRFHADTGEYWDNSGTSGIKYLIEAGKALLTGARPDVGDDPKVHAKVTL, encoded by the coding sequence ATGGCAACTTCACCCGACAATAAACTGCACGAACTACTTGAGGAATTCGGCACCGCGATGCTGGCTACACGCACCCCTGAAGGGCAACTCCGCGCGAGGCCAATGGGACTTGCGGAAGTCGAACAGGACGGCACGCTCTGGTTCCTGACGAGCAAAGGCTCGGCGAAGGTGGACGAACTCGCGCGGGACGGTCACGCGGCTGTGACGATGCAATCCAAAACGAAGTTTGTGTCCGTGAGTGGAACGGCGACTCCCGTCGAGGACCGCGCACGGGTCGCGCGCCTCTGGAAGATCGAGTGGAAAGCCTGGTTCCCGGGCGGGAAGGACGATCCGGACTTGGTGCTCCTGCGGTTCCACGCGGACACGGGCGAGTATTGGGACAACAGCGGGACGAGCGGAATCAAGTACCTCATCGAAGCGGGTAAAGCGCTACTGACCGGTGCGCGGCCCGATGTCGGGGACGATCCCAAGGTTCACGCCAAGGTCACTTTGTAG
- a CDS encoding quinone oxidoreductase family protein — protein sequence MPKAIRIQQTGGPEVLRWEDVEVGEPGPGQARIRHTAVGVNFIDTYHRSGLYPIPLPSGLGSEGAGIVEAVGPDVTVVKPGDRVAYAGGPPGSYSQVRLIPAHILVPVPEGVTDQTAAAVMLKGMTAQYLIRRTYTVKPGETVLFHAAAGGVGLFACQWLKALGATVIGTVGSDEKAAIARAHGCDHLIISTREDVAKRVREITGGVGVPVVYDSIGKDTFMNSLDCLRPLGLMVSFGNSSGKVTPFDIGVLSQKGSLYLARPTLATYTATRADLEATARDVFEAIRTGKVKVEVRHTYPLDRAEQVHRDLEGRRTVGSIVMTP from the coding sequence ATGCCGAAGGCAATTCGTATCCAGCAGACGGGCGGCCCCGAGGTACTGCGCTGGGAAGACGTTGAGGTCGGCGAACCGGGTCCGGGGCAAGCCCGCATCCGGCACACGGCCGTCGGGGTGAATTTCATCGACACGTACCACCGCTCCGGGCTGTACCCGATTCCGCTCCCGAGCGGACTGGGAAGCGAGGGCGCCGGGATCGTTGAAGCGGTCGGTCCGGACGTCACCGTCGTGAAGCCCGGTGATCGGGTGGCCTATGCGGGCGGACCGCCGGGTTCGTACTCCCAGGTGCGCCTAATCCCGGCGCACATTCTGGTGCCGGTCCCGGAAGGTGTGACCGATCAGACGGCCGCCGCGGTGATGTTAAAGGGCATGACTGCACAATACCTGATCCGTCGGACCTATACCGTCAAGCCGGGCGAGACGGTGCTGTTCCACGCCGCCGCGGGCGGGGTCGGGCTGTTCGCGTGCCAGTGGCTGAAAGCGCTCGGAGCAACGGTCATCGGCACTGTCGGATCGGACGAGAAGGCCGCGATCGCTCGGGCGCACGGGTGCGACCACCTCATCATCTCCACCCGCGAAGACGTTGCAAAGCGCGTGCGCGAAATCACCGGTGGGGTTGGCGTGCCCGTAGTGTACGACTCGATCGGGAAGGACACGTTCATGAACTCGCTCGACTGCCTGCGCCCGCTCGGGCTGATGGTGAGCTTCGGGAACTCATCCGGCAAAGTGACCCCGTTCGATATCGGCGTTCTCTCGCAGAAGGGTTCGCTGTACCTGGCCCGGCCGACACTGGCGACGTACACTGCGACCCGCGCGGATCTGGAAGCGACCGCGCGAGATGTATTCGAGGCGATCCGCACGGGCAAGGTGAAGGTGGAAGTGCGACACACGTACCCGCTGGACCGAGCCGAGCAAGTTCACCGCGACTTGGAGGGGCGCCGAACCGTCGGCTCGATCGTGATGACGCCTTGA